A window from Opitutia bacterium ISCC 52 encodes these proteins:
- a CDS encoding peroxidase-related enzyme (This protein belongs to a clade of uncharacterized proteins related to peroxidases such as the alkylhydroperoxidase AhpD.), whose amino-acid sequence MSFLKDEGPIEEVRDILLLNNTAGIALVEYHTAVMRQTSELSVKDRELIAAYVSGLNNCQYCHGVHSVTAQSFGVEEDLLNALLEDVDSSPIEERLKPILHYGKQLTLEPAKTTEAQAQAILKAGWNEQTLHDTVNVVCLFNFMNRLVEGHGVKGHSSLYDERGKALQENGYDPLLTVLSKGEGI is encoded by the coding sequence ATGAGTTTCCTAAAAGACGAAGGCCCGATCGAGGAAGTCCGAGATATCTTACTACTAAACAATACTGCGGGTATCGCCTTGGTTGAATACCATACGGCCGTTATGCGGCAAACATCTGAACTATCCGTCAAAGATCGAGAACTCATTGCAGCCTACGTGTCAGGCCTGAACAACTGTCAGTATTGCCACGGTGTTCATTCAGTGACTGCCCAATCTTTTGGCGTGGAAGAGGATTTGCTGAACGCCTTGTTGGAGGATGTGGATTCATCTCCCATTGAAGAGCGTCTTAAACCGATACTTCACTACGGCAAACAATTGACTCTGGAACCGGCAAAAACAACGGAGGCTCAAGCCCAAGCTATATTGAAAGCCGGCTGGAATGAACAGACCCTGCACGATACGGTGAATGTGGTGTGTCTCTTCAACTTTATGAATCGCCTGGTCGAAGGGCATGGCGTAAAGGGACATTCTTCTCTCTACGATGAACGCGGAAAAGCCCTTCAGGAAAACGGCTACGATCCTCTGTTGACCGTGCTTTCAAAGGGAGAGGGGATTTAA
- a CDS encoding metalloregulator ArsR/SmtB family transcription factor translates to MNSKQAAAFGKAVGDVTRYAILRNCCSEKRSVGDIAEHVKLRQPTVTHHMSILTEAGLVTREQEGKQVYYRVNQEAVVNCCGQLLLALAPDQKATQAVCDCC, encoded by the coding sequence ATGAATTCAAAACAAGCAGCTGCGTTTGGAAAAGCCGTGGGCGATGTGACTCGCTATGCGATCCTAAGGAATTGTTGCTCTGAGAAGCGCTCCGTAGGTGATATCGCGGAGCATGTGAAATTGCGTCAACCGACTGTCACTCATCACATGAGCATTCTTACCGAAGCCGGACTGGTCACCCGCGAACAGGAAGGAAAACAAGTTTACTATAGGGTGAATCAGGAAGCCGTAGTCAATTGCTGTGGGCAATTGCTCCTAGCATTAGCGCCTGACCAAAAAGCTACGCAGGCTGTGTGTGATTGCTGCTAA